From the genome of Desulfovibrio psychrotolerans, one region includes:
- a CDS encoding LysR substrate-binding domain-containing protein → MEMRHLNYFIAVAEELHFGRAAQRLHMSQPPLSQQIRQLEEELGVSLFSRTSRRVALTPEGVAFLEDARDIVARVHAAVRRVQAVARGEEGVLRVGFMGYALMTGYPQAIRAFRQRYPQVRMDLWEFSTAHQLRMIAADQLDVGLISCVRGVPMHLESMLFRKEPFMLCLPEGHPLAAEKAIPLERLAGVPLILFPRKAHPLLHDSLIASFRAVGVVPDVVQSVARIETGKALVAAGLGCSIHPASVSAAGRPGVTYRPLVGDLPRPELRVVWKKAGESAALLRFLDEVQRYANEVPEHEGCKEIGGNL, encoded by the coding sequence ATGGAAATGAGGCATCTGAACTATTTCATCGCGGTGGCAGAGGAACTGCATTTCGGGCGGGCGGCTCAGCGGCTGCATATGTCGCAGCCGCCGCTCAGTCAGCAGATACGGCAGTTGGAAGAAGAGTTGGGCGTGAGCCTGTTCAGCCGCACCAGCCGCCGGGTGGCGCTGACGCCTGAGGGCGTGGCGTTTCTGGAGGACGCGCGGGACATTGTAGCCCGTGTTCATGCGGCGGTGCGACGGGTACAGGCGGTGGCCAGAGGTGAGGAGGGCGTGCTGCGCGTGGGGTTTATGGGGTACGCGCTCATGACCGGGTATCCGCAGGCCATACGGGCTTTTCGGCAGCGGTACCCGCAGGTGCGCATGGATTTGTGGGAATTCTCCACGGCGCACCAGTTGCGGATGATTGCAGCGGACCAGTTGGACGTGGGGCTCATAAGCTGCGTGCGCGGGGTGCCCATGCATCTGGAGAGTATGCTTTTTCGCAAGGAGCCGTTCATGCTGTGCCTGCCGGAAGGACATCCGCTGGCGGCGGAGAAGGCGATTCCCCTTGAGCGCCTGGCCGGGGTGCCGCTCATTCTTTTCCCGCGCAAGGCGCACCCGTTGCTGCATGATTCGCTCATTGCCAGCTTTCGCGCCGTAGGAGTGGTGCCAGATGTGGTGCAGAGCGTGGCGCGCATAGAAACCGGCAAAGCACTGGTGGCTGCAGGTCTGGGCTGCTCCATCCATCCGGCTTCCGTGAGTGCTGCCGGACGGCCTGGGGTGACATATCGTCCGCTTGTGGGAGACCTGCCGCGCCCGGAACTGCGGGTGGTGTGGAAGAAGGCGGGCGAGTCCGCAGCGTTGCTGCGGTTTCTGGACGAGGTGCAACGGTATGCCAATGAAGTGCCGGAGCATGAGGGATGCAAGGAGATTGGCGGCAACTTATAA
- a CDS encoding iron-containing alcohol dehydrogenase gives MSDTVHDLRKFAAPEVIFGNGARHMLTKYVQNLSLGHCFVVTDKGVRDTGLVDALIAPLHERGIRTTVFDDIAPNPRDSQTRRGAAAFLEARCDGVIAIGGGSPMDAAKAMGFMATNGADVLSFEGVDKVEVPGPPMICVPTTAGTSADISQFCIINDTGRKVKIAIVAQAAIPDVALVDPECTYSMPPALTAATGMDALTHAVEAYASTVASPTTDLFALDAVRLVREHLAQAVHNPLDAVAREGMMRASMHAGYAFSNAILGAVHAMAHSLGGVLDAPHGECNAIVLPYVVKANFDAAPHRYRALAQAFGVDVRKRDDRAVKEALCGAIDALGREVDIPQGLRALGMSREVIPRLARTAMADACMLTNPRVFTQREVEGLYEEAW, from the coding sequence ATGTCTGACACTGTGCATGATTTGCGGAAATTTGCCGCGCCGGAGGTCATCTTCGGTAACGGTGCGCGACACATGTTAACCAAATATGTGCAAAACCTCAGCCTCGGGCACTGCTTTGTGGTGACGGATAAGGGCGTGCGGGACACAGGATTGGTGGATGCCCTTATTGCGCCGCTCCATGAACGGGGTATACGGACCACAGTGTTTGACGACATTGCGCCCAATCCCCGTGACAGCCAGACGCGGCGTGGTGCGGCGGCGTTTCTGGAAGCCCGCTGCGACGGCGTTATTGCCATAGGCGGCGGCAGCCCCATGGACGCCGCCAAGGCCATGGGGTTTATGGCCACCAACGGAGCGGATGTGCTTTCCTTCGAGGGCGTGGACAAGGTGGAGGTGCCGGGGCCGCCCATGATCTGCGTACCCACCACCGCCGGAACCAGCGCCGATATTTCGCAGTTTTGCATCATCAACGACACGGGGCGGAAGGTGAAAATCGCCATTGTGGCGCAGGCCGCCATACCTGATGTGGCGTTGGTGGACCCGGAATGCACCTATTCCATGCCCCCCGCCCTTACCGCCGCCACGGGCATGGATGCCTTGACGCACGCCGTTGAGGCCTACGCCTCTACCGTTGCTTCGCCCACCACCGATCTTTTTGCGCTGGATGCCGTGCGCCTTGTGCGGGAGCATCTGGCTCAGGCCGTGCATAACCCGCTGGACGCAGTGGCCCGCGAGGGCATGATGCGCGCCTCTATGCACGCCGGATATGCCTTTTCCAATGCCATACTGGGAGCGGTGCACGCCATGGCGCACAGCCTGGGCGGGGTGCTGGACGCCCCGCACGGTGAGTGCAATGCCATTGTGCTGCCGTATGTGGTGAAGGCCAATTTTGATGCCGCGCCGCACAGATACCGTGCCTTAGCTCAGGCATTCGGGGTGGATGTGAGGAAGAGGGATGACCGCGCCGTGAAAGAAGCCCTGTGCGGGGCCATAGACGCGCTGGGCAGAGAGGTGGATATTCCGCAGGGGTTGCGTGCGCTGGGGATGAGCCGTGAGGTTATTCCCCGGCTGGCGAGGACCGCCATGGCAGACGCCTGTATGTTGACGAATCCGCGTGTGTTCACGCAGCGGGAAGTGGAAGGTCTGTATGAAGAGGCGTGGTAG
- a CDS encoding TIGR03905 family TSCPD domain-containing protein — MYTFTPSGVCAKQILFEITNGKLHNLQFVGGCPGSLSAITRLLEGQDIDKVIDALKGLPCGKKNTSCPDQLALVLSDIADGKGEMHRRHTGLAGAFRSLNPFG; from the coding sequence ATGTACACGTTCACCCCTTCCGGCGTCTGCGCAAAACAGATTCTCTTCGAAATCACCAACGGCAAACTCCATAACCTGCAATTTGTGGGCGGCTGCCCCGGCTCCCTCAGTGCCATTACCCGCCTGCTGGAAGGGCAGGACATAGATAAGGTCATCGATGCGCTTAAGGGTCTGCCCTGCGGGAAGAAAAACACCTCCTGCCCCGACCAGCTCGCCCTTGTCCTGTCAGACATTGCCGACGGCAAGGGCGAAATGCACCGCCGCCACACCGGCCTTGCGGGCGCGTTCCGCTCGCTGAATCCCTTCGGATAG
- a CDS encoding cache domain-containing protein: MLQWYRDMGLRAKLLLAYTTVLMALFLAGGSLAYRHYALEIAGGVEQDIARITDSIEQTVHLAVEISVRNHLRGQAEASLQMVHAIYRDALHAGADMEEAKRRAGNLLLSQRVGETGYVLSVDRTGTVVAHPNPNLVGKDMHAMEVVQEVISRRTGYMEYRWMNPGETVPRDKAIYMVYFQPWEWVIGVSGYLEEFLTLVQMDDLKEALAGVRLSPSGFTFLMSEDGTVIAHGAEHEQGTHPGHLFMREMLEKKSGRLEYRWNAPGTGAFRDHVVVYRSLPELGWIVAACGYKDEMEGPLRELWKWIAVFFALLITVLVLLSHLIGTSFLKPLQSLVTCFRAGATGDYSVRSTRSSRDELGRMGEYFNRFMEQLQEHAERMERAVDARTEELARLNTQYLREINEKAKAEGLLKQQVALLDSLMSAIPSPLFYRGLDGRFVGCNRSYARDVLGVDPDNVPGRGMDDFPALYSPALRREVQKLDARMLRTGERTKMEMHILCADGAAHDFVVDKSVYRDADGKVAGIIGVMVDITERKRSEQARALLERAVERASSAICITDAVTGTIQYVNSAFEEDTGYSRQEAVGKPFLLIIGSGQGEEFFHKTLKTVAMRNMWAGRLVNMRKDGTAYETEASISSIHDESGAVAWYVFVQNDITERMRMETTLLQAQKLESIGQLAAGIAHEINTPVQFVGDNLRFVDEALRSLLEVAVAGRGLAEAGKEAQGAAGVRDLSEHFLEKLAEADFDFVHEELPKAIAQAEEGVARITTIVRAMKEFSHPGRRDKQPADLGKALRNTLTVTRNEWKYVADVDLDMAPNIPEIQCLPAELNQVFMNVIVNAAHAIAEQLSRTQVRHDGAALAVTGEKGRITISTRLEDEHVVVRIADTGTGIPKDKLAMIFDPFYTTKEVGRGTGQGLAIARDVVVNKHGGTIRVESEEGKGSTFIITLPVG; this comes from the coding sequence ATGTTGCAATGGTACAGGGACATGGGGCTGAGGGCCAAACTGCTTCTCGCATATACCACCGTGCTGATGGCACTTTTTCTTGCCGGCGGCAGTCTGGCCTACAGGCATTATGCCTTGGAAATCGCCGGAGGCGTGGAGCAGGACATTGCCCGCATAACCGACAGTATTGAACAGACCGTGCATCTGGCTGTGGAGATTTCCGTACGCAACCATCTGCGGGGGCAGGCGGAAGCGAGCCTGCAGATGGTGCACGCCATATACCGTGACGCCCTGCATGCCGGTGCGGACATGGAAGAGGCGAAGCGGCGGGCCGGGAATCTGTTGCTGTCGCAAAGGGTAGGCGAGACAGGCTATGTGCTGAGCGTGGACAGAACCGGTACCGTGGTGGCTCACCCCAATCCCAATCTTGTGGGAAAGGACATGCACGCCATGGAGGTGGTGCAGGAGGTGATAAGCCGCCGGACAGGGTATATGGAATACCGCTGGATGAACCCCGGTGAGACCGTTCCGCGCGATAAGGCCATATACATGGTCTATTTTCAGCCGTGGGAATGGGTTATAGGCGTGTCCGGCTACCTTGAGGAGTTTCTGACCCTTGTGCAGATGGACGACCTGAAGGAGGCGCTGGCAGGAGTACGCCTGAGCCCCTCCGGGTTCACCTTTCTGATGAGTGAGGACGGAACCGTGATCGCCCATGGTGCGGAACATGAACAGGGCACCCACCCCGGCCATCTGTTTATGCGCGAAATGCTGGAAAAGAAAAGCGGGCGGCTGGAATACCGCTGGAACGCGCCGGGAACCGGTGCGTTCCGCGATCATGTTGTGGTCTACCGCTCCCTGCCGGAGCTGGGCTGGATTGTGGCGGCATGCGGCTACAAGGACGAGATGGAAGGCCCTTTGCGCGAGTTGTGGAAATGGATAGCCGTCTTTTTTGCCCTGCTGATCACGGTGCTTGTCCTGCTCTCGCATCTTATAGGCACCTCGTTCCTGAAGCCCTTGCAGAGTCTGGTCACCTGTTTCCGGGCCGGAGCCACGGGCGACTACAGTGTGCGGAGCACGCGCAGCAGCCGGGATGAACTGGGCAGGATGGGCGAGTACTTCAACCGGTTCATGGAGCAGTTGCAGGAGCACGCCGAGCGCATGGAGCGGGCGGTGGATGCGCGGACAGAGGAGCTGGCGCGGCTGAATACGCAATATCTGCGGGAGATAAACGAGAAGGCCAAAGCCGAGGGGTTGCTGAAACAGCAGGTGGCGCTTCTGGATTCGCTTATGTCCGCCATACCCAGCCCGCTGTTTTACCGGGGGCTGGACGGGCGCTTTGTGGGCTGCAACAGGAGTTACGCCCGTGATGTGCTGGGGGTGGACCCGGACAACGTGCCGGGCAGGGGCATGGACGATTTTCCTGCCCTGTATTCTCCCGCGCTCCGACGGGAGGTGCAGAAACTGGACGCCCGCATGCTGCGCACCGGCGAGCGGACTAAAATGGAAATGCATATCTTGTGTGCGGACGGGGCGGCGCACGACTTTGTGGTGGACAAAAGCGTGTACCGCGATGCGGATGGCAAGGTGGCGGGCATAATAGGCGTAATGGTGGATATTACGGAGCGCAAACGGTCAGAGCAGGCGCGAGCCTTACTTGAGCGGGCCGTGGAAAGGGCCAGCAGCGCCATTTGCATAACCGATGCGGTTACAGGAACCATACAGTATGTGAACAGCGCCTTTGAGGAGGATACCGGCTATTCACGCCAAGAGGCGGTGGGCAAGCCGTTTCTGCTGATTATCGGCTCCGGGCAGGGTGAGGAGTTTTTCCACAAAACGCTCAAGACCGTGGCCATGCGCAACATGTGGGCCGGAAGGCTGGTAAACATGCGCAAGGACGGTACTGCCTACGAAACCGAGGCATCCATATCCTCCATTCATGACGAATCCGGGGCGGTGGCGTGGTATGTGTTTGTGCAGAACGACATAACCGAACGGATGCGCATGGAAACCACCCTGCTGCAGGCACAGAAGCTGGAATCCATAGGCCAGTTGGCGGCGGGTATTGCCCATGAGATAAATACCCCCGTTCAGTTTGTTGGCGATAATCTGCGGTTTGTGGATGAGGCGCTCCGGTCGCTGCTGGAGGTTGCCGTGGCGGGCAGGGGGCTGGCGGAAGCGGGGAAGGAGGCGCAGGGGGCTGCCGGTGTGCGTGACCTGTCGGAACATTTTTTGGAAAAGCTGGCTGAGGCGGATTTTGACTTTGTCCATGAGGAACTGCCCAAGGCCATTGCGCAGGCGGAAGAGGGGGTGGCCCGGATTACAACAATTGTCAGGGCCATGAAGGAATTTTCGCACCCGGGGAGAAGAGACAAACAGCCCGCTGACCTGGGAAAGGCTTTGCGGAACACGTTGACCGTCACCCGCAACGAATGGAAATATGTGGCCGATGTGGATTTGGATATGGCTCCCAATATTCCGGAAATTCAGTGCCTGCCCGCTGAACTGAATCAGGTGTTCATGAATGTCATCGTCAATGCCGCCCACGCCATTGCCGAGCAACTGAGCCGGACACAGGTGCGGCATGACGGTGCAGCGCTTGCCGTGACCGGAGAGAAGGGGCGCATAACCATATCTACCCGTCTGGAGGACGAGCATGTGGTGGTGCGTATTGCCGATACCGGGACGGGGATACCCAAGGACAAGCTGGCGATGATTTTTGACCCCTTCTATACCACCAAGGAAGTGGGCAGAGGAACAGGGCAGGGGCTTGCCATTGCCCGCGATGTGGTGGTGAACAAGCACGGGGGCACCATACGCGTGGAATCTGAAGAGGGGAAAGGTTCCACCTTCATCATCACCCTGCCTGTGGGGTAG
- a CDS encoding PAS domain-containing sensor histidine kinase, translated as MKRRGRPLLPGRLSGAGAGPDRDPEGDALVASGDASGEDVPVPSAKPVLSGAPGSNASALQAGGREAADTPEADAGGEDSHAELEKLMGLGERSLRKSYYPELRRKIAELERFQVLVDNAMDFIFLMRLDPPGVVHANHAAMGCFQGSTPLDMLDVESVLGWNMAEEIRLFAAHRQRTEHVTFQTMLPRFGCPEIPVEVTASLHELDGVGYAVIVARDIRQRLEDMEEKRSLRLLLANILDAMPSVLVGVDPQGHVVQWNRQAAVETGTDARTALGRPLAEVMPRVAHLMDDVWRAMETDQPVSLARNQVRNGSRLRFENVTIFPLPAQAGGAPAGAVVRLDDVTEQVRLEQVMIQTEKMMSVGGLAAGMAHEINNPLGGILQGAQNILRRLSPELPANVQAAESVGCPLDSVHAYMQQRQIMRMLEGIRDSAVRAADIVANMLSFSRKSETAHSTHDINEIVDSTIRLASTDYDLKKSFDFRHIDIVREYAADLPPITCSRTEIEQVLLNLLRNAAQAMVACEGPRIVLRTGMYEGDGTPGVSGRHVLVEVEDNGPGMDEQTKMRVFEPFFTTKDPGVGTGLGLSVSYFIITENHRGHMEVESEPGSGTRFTILLPMAGRGSGARGPVTPAQTGAHDPGTPAQTGAHDSGMTVQTGAHDSGMTVRNGEQGSVAAGNNGTRGSGTDGPNGATGA; from the coding sequence ATGAAGAGGCGTGGTAGACCGCTTCTGCCGGGGCGACTTTCCGGGGCAGGCGCCGGGCCGGACAGAGACCCTGAAGGGGATGCGCTGGTTGCGTCCGGCGACGCGAGCGGGGAGGATGTGCCTGTCCCGTCCGCAAAGCCTGTCTTGTCCGGTGCACCCGGTTCAAATGCGTCTGCCCTTCAGGCGGGAGGGCGGGAGGCAGCAGATACCCCGGAAGCAGACGCAGGCGGTGAAGATTCCCATGCCGAACTGGAAAAGCTTATGGGGCTTGGGGAACGCTCGCTGCGCAAGAGTTATTACCCAGAACTGCGCCGCAAGATAGCGGAGCTTGAGCGGTTTCAGGTGTTGGTGGACAACGCCATGGACTTTATCTTTCTTATGCGGCTGGACCCGCCCGGTGTGGTGCATGCAAACCACGCGGCCATGGGGTGTTTTCAGGGCAGCACTCCGCTGGACATGCTGGATGTGGAGTCTGTGCTGGGCTGGAATATGGCGGAAGAGATCCGCCTGTTTGCCGCGCATCGGCAACGTACGGAGCATGTGACCTTTCAGACCATGCTGCCGCGCTTCGGGTGCCCGGAGATACCGGTGGAGGTGACGGCAAGCCTGCATGAACTGGACGGGGTGGGATATGCCGTGATCGTGGCGCGCGACATACGTCAGCGGCTGGAGGATATGGAAGAGAAACGTTCGCTGCGCCTGTTGCTGGCCAATATTCTGGACGCCATGCCTTCCGTTCTTGTGGGGGTGGACCCGCAGGGGCACGTGGTGCAGTGGAACAGGCAGGCAGCGGTGGAGACGGGCACGGACGCAAGGACCGCGTTGGGACGACCGCTGGCGGAGGTGATGCCCAGGGTGGCGCATCTGATGGACGATGTGTGGCGGGCCATGGAGACAGACCAGCCGGTAAGCCTTGCGCGGAATCAGGTGCGTAACGGGAGCAGGTTGCGCTTTGAGAATGTGACTATTTTTCCACTGCCTGCGCAGGCTGGTGGCGCGCCAGCCGGGGCGGTGGTGCGGCTGGATGATGTGACAGAGCAGGTGCGGCTGGAACAGGTGATGATCCAGACGGAAAAAATGATGTCAGTCGGGGGGCTTGCAGCTGGCATGGCCCACGAGATAAATAACCCGCTGGGCGGCATATTGCAGGGTGCCCAGAACATTTTGCGCAGGCTTTCGCCGGAATTGCCCGCCAACGTGCAGGCGGCGGAATCAGTGGGATGCCCGCTGGATTCCGTGCACGCCTACATGCAGCAACGGCAGATTATGCGTATGCTGGAAGGCATACGTGATTCTGCTGTGCGCGCGGCGGATATCGTGGCCAATATGCTGAGTTTTTCGCGCAAGAGCGAAACAGCGCACAGCACGCATGATATAAATGAAATTGTGGACAGCACCATACGGCTGGCATCTACGGATTATGACCTGAAAAAGAGTTTTGACTTCAGGCACATAGACATTGTTCGTGAGTACGCGGCTGATCTGCCGCCCATTACCTGTTCGCGCACGGAGATTGAGCAGGTGCTGCTGAACCTGCTGCGCAATGCTGCGCAGGCGATGGTGGCGTGCGAGGGGCCGCGTATTGTGCTGCGTACGGGCATGTATGAGGGGGATGGAACGCCCGGTGTGAGCGGCCGTCATGTGCTGGTGGAGGTGGAAGATAATGGACCCGGCATGGACGAACAGACGAAGATGCGGGTGTTCGAGCCATTTTTTACCACCAAGGACCCCGGAGTGGGGACAGGGCTGGGGCTTTCCGTCTCCTATTTTATCATCACGGAAAACCACAGGGGGCACATGGAGGTGGAATCGGAGCCGGGGAGCGGCACGCGGTTTACCATCCTGCTGCCTATGGCCGGGCGTGGTTCCGGGGCGCGTGGTCCTGTTACGCCAGCGCAGACCGGCGCGCATGATCCAGGTACGCCAGCGCAGACCGGCGCCCATGATTCAGGTATGACGGTGCAGACCGGCGCGCATGATTCAGGTATGACGGTGCGGAACGGTGAGCAAGGCTCCGTGGCGGCGGGTAACAATGGCACACGTGGTTCCGGAACGGACGGGCCCAATGGCGCAACGGGGGCATGA